A window from Candidatus Gracilibacteria bacterium encodes these proteins:
- a CDS encoding S-layer homology domain-containing protein has translation MKKLLSTLLFTLLIPTASAELTVSGCEHPFIDIAGHFAEDEICFLYQNGVVEGYSERNFSPDTEVTRAEFLKISLVNLGYTVYSVQSASFTDIAPGEWYYPFVTFARSKGFVSGYNDGSFHPNAPITRAEALSMAIQVAGITDYEVYNFESRFSDVSGDDWFAAAVMVGIEYGIIEGYGDGSFRPHNNSTRGEASVLSERIWKELY, from the coding sequence ATGAAAAAACTCCTCTCCACTCTTCTCTTCACCCTTCTCATTCCCACTGCTTCCGCAGAGTTGACTGTTTCGGGTTGTGAACATCCTTTCATCGATATCGCGGGCCACTTCGCCGAAGATGAAATTTGTTTTCTCTACCAAAATGGCGTGGTGGAAGGATATTCCGAACGGAATTTTTCGCCCGATACCGAGGTCACTCGAGCGGAATTCTTAAAAATCTCCCTGGTCAACTTGGGCTACACCGTTTATTCGGTGCAGAGCGCAAGCTTCACGGACATTGCTCCGGGAGAGTGGTACTACCCATTCGTCACTTTTGCCAGATCAAAAGGTTTTGTAAGCGGGTACAACGACGGCAGCTTTCACCCCAATGCACCCATCACTCGAGCGGAAGCCTTGAGCATGGCAATCCAAGTCGCAGGAATCACGGATTACGAGGTTTACAATTTTGAAAGCCGGTTCTCGGATGTGAGCGGAGACGATTGGTTCGCCGCCGCCGTAATGGTGGGCATTGAATACGGAATAATTGAAGGTTACGGAGACGGATCCTTTCGTCCTCACAACAACTCGACCCGTGGCGAAGCCTCCGTCCTCTCCGAACGCATTTGGAAAGAACTGTATTAA
- a CDS encoding S-layer homology domain-containing protein, translating to MKKIIYLFIALTVLGGIVFALTQTSLLKGRFGTGEGGTETEGSAGIDDDGDGLRKSDEGDLGTDPNDSDSDDDGLMDGAEVTGFGTDPLNPDSDGDGVNDGEEVSSGSDPLDRSATSSTTTSTSTTSSIVCTALTVSPASYEIPANTAEVNFDLTALTTFDLDAWTDSEAFEATLVFESDGAGAFHGNSLSNPDGSVTSFTESGPINPYKVALTQSGSVANINFSGGKEGENITVSINEDPSCSTKFTLTQVTEAAPTEPTEPTEPAPTEPDPNLDTDGDGLTDAEEVDTVTDPNNSDTDGDTYSDGTEVDSGTDPLDATSYPGSSTTTGTTTTTEPTTTTTEPTTTTSDGSSSSDSTSSSSSSGSSTTSTTTESSTTTTTTETTTTINDILTSKEAVCSEPFTDVDSTHWSYSNVCRLYQAGIVNGRDANSFVPEGDLTRAEAIKILMLLSGKTEEDAEGLPEEFIDVKSSEWFHPWYVLAQEAGVVRVIDNGGYANPNAYITRGDFMLYMVRTAEQTLWDWEEEDIPFSDLKASDPYTYAIIIGYNKMVEDPDEGTTRVFEGYSNGTAGATKSIARSEAVALALRFYLAWYAQ from the coding sequence ATGAAAAAAATCATCTACCTTTTCATTGCCCTAACAGTACTCGGCGGAATTGTTTTCGCCCTCACTCAAACCAGTCTTCTTAAGGGAAGATTTGGAACAGGTGAAGGAGGAACCGAGACCGAAGGATCCGCCGGCATCGATGACGATGGCGATGGTCTTCGCAAAAGCGATGAAGGGGATTTGGGGACAGACCCCAACGACTCCGACTCCGACGACGACGGCTTAATGGATGGTGCGGAAGTTACAGGATTTGGGACAGACCCCCTCAACCCGGACAGTGATGGAGACGGCGTGAACGATGGTGAAGAAGTCAGCAGCGGTAGCGATCCTCTGGATCGTAGCGCAACAAGCAGTACAACAACGAGCACAAGCACTACGAGCAGCATCGTGTGTACCGCACTCACCGTAAGTCCGGCTTCTTATGAGATTCCTGCAAATACAGCGGAGGTCAATTTCGACCTCACCGCCCTTACAACTTTTGATCTGGATGCTTGGACTGATAGTGAGGCTTTTGAAGCCACACTCGTTTTTGAATCCGATGGAGCCGGAGCTTTTCATGGGAACAGCCTCAGCAACCCCGATGGAAGCGTAACAAGCTTCACGGAAAGCGGCCCCATCAACCCTTATAAAGTAGCCCTCACTCAATCCGGCTCCGTAGCCAACATAAACTTCAGTGGAGGCAAAGAAGGAGAAAATATCACTGTTTCCATCAATGAAGATCCTTCATGCAGCACCAAATTCACACTCACTCAAGTAACCGAGGCGGCTCCAACAGAACCAACAGAACCAACCGAACCCGCTCCAACCGAGCCTGATCCAAACCTAGACACGGATGGCGATGGCCTCACCGATGCCGAAGAAGTGGATACCGTAACAGACCCCAACAACAGTGACACCGACGGGGACACTTACTCAGACGGAACCGAAGTCGATTCAGGAACAGACCCTCTCGACGCCACCAGTTACCCCGGTTCAAGCACTACAACAGGCACCACTACCACAACCGAACCTACCACAACCACAACGGAGCCCACCACAACAACAAGCGATGGCAGCAGTTCCTCCGACAGCACCTCCAGTTCTTCAAGCTCCGGCTCATCCACCACTAGCACCACCACTGAATCCAGCACCACCACGACGACAACCGAGACTACAACAACAATAAATGACATTTTAACAAGCAAAGAAGCTGTATGCTCCGAACCCTTTACCGATGTGGATTCAACACACTGGTCCTACAGCAATGTGTGCCGACTCTATCAAGCCGGAATCGTCAATGGCCGAGATGCCAATAGTTTTGTGCCTGAGGGAGACCTCACCCGCGCTGAAGCCATCAAAATATTGATGCTCCTCTCAGGAAAAACGGAGGAAGATGCCGAAGGCCTCCCGGAAGAGTTTATTGATGTGAAATCAAGCGAGTGGTTTCACCCATGGTATGTACTCGCTCAAGAAGCCGGCGTTGTTCGAGTGATAGATAACGGAGGATACGCAAATCCAAATGCGTACATCACTCGTGGGGACTTTATGCTTTACATGGTGCGAACCGCGGAGCAAACTTTGTGGGACTGGGAGGAAGAAGACATCCCCTTCTCAGACCTCAAAGCCTCCGACCCCTACACCTATGCCATTATTATTGGCTACAACAAGATGGTGGAAGACCCTGATGAAGGGACGACTCGTGTTTTTGAAGGATATTCTAATGGCACTGCCGGTGCCACAAAGTCCATTGCTCGCTCAGAAGCAGTGGCGCTCGCTTTAAGATTTTACCTCGCTTGGTATGCCCAATAA
- a CDS encoding malic enzyme-like NAD(P)-binding protein has product MTAITNEEVLDYHRNPVPGKIATKPTKACESARDLSMAYTPGVALPSLEIYKNKDAVFDYTGKGNSVAVVSDGTAVLGLGEVGPEAALPVMEGKVVLLKRFADINGTPLCLGGKIDHNEARQNELISAIKLLEPTFGAIILEDIKAPLCFDLQKKLDAEMDIPVFHDDQEGTSIVITAGILNALEAVGKKIDAVKIVFSGAGAAGISCANLLLDMGADLQKVYLCDSKGLITEAREDLNSQKRKFAKVSEAKSLGETVQGADIFIGVSRAGLLSKEVAKTMNPDAIVFAVANPTPEIMPEDAIEAGVKVIGTGRSDYPNQVNNSLGFPGIFRGALDTRCRSVNQAMKLAAAKALASLVKKTPPDEVRAILESAYPEEAQKGHFQAKEGIIPGYIIPKQFDIRVVPTVARAVAEAAMQSGMARLMIPDLDAYEKSVYERIAKI; this is encoded by the coding sequence ATGACTGCCATCACCAACGAAGAAGTCCTCGATTACCATCGGAATCCCGTCCCGGGAAAAATTGCGACCAAGCCAACAAAAGCCTGCGAAAGCGCCAGAGATCTTTCCATGGCCTACACCCCCGGAGTCGCACTGCCGAGCCTGGAGATTTATAAAAATAAAGACGCCGTTTTCGACTACACCGGTAAGGGGAACTCTGTCGCCGTGGTGAGTGATGGAACCGCCGTTTTGGGACTTGGAGAAGTGGGACCCGAAGCCGCTCTCCCCGTAATGGAGGGCAAGGTGGTACTTCTCAAAAGATTCGCCGATATCAACGGGACGCCGCTCTGTTTGGGAGGTAAAATCGACCATAATGAAGCTCGCCAAAACGAGCTCATTTCCGCCATCAAATTGTTGGAACCCACCTTTGGTGCCATCATTCTGGAAGACATCAAGGCCCCGCTCTGCTTCGACCTTCAAAAAAAGCTGGATGCAGAAATGGATATTCCCGTCTTTCACGACGATCAAGAAGGCACCAGTATTGTGATCACCGCCGGCATACTCAATGCACTGGAAGCGGTGGGCAAAAAAATCGATGCCGTGAAGATTGTTTTCAGCGGTGCCGGTGCCGCAGGGATCTCCTGCGCCAACCTTCTTTTGGACATGGGTGCGGATCTGCAAAAAGTATACCTGTGTGACAGCAAGGGCCTCATCACGGAAGCTCGAGAAGACTTGAACAGTCAAAAACGCAAATTCGCCAAAGTCTCCGAAGCAAAATCTTTGGGAGAAACGGTTCAGGGAGCCGATATTTTCATCGGAGTCTCCCGTGCCGGTCTCCTCAGCAAAGAGGTAGCAAAAACAATGAATCCCGATGCCATTGTTTTTGCCGTGGCCAACCCCACCCCGGAGATCATGCCGGAAGACGCCATTGAAGCCGGAGTAAAAGTCATTGGAACCGGACGAAGCGATTATCCAAATCAAGTGAACAACTCCCTGGGTTTCCCCGGTATTTTTAGAGGAGCCCTGGACACTCGTTGCCGATCTGTAAATCAAGCCATGAAGCTGGCTGCCGCAAAGGCCCTCGCTTCCCTAGTCAAAAAAACGCCACCCGATGAAGTCCGTGCAATCTTAGAAAGCGCTTATCCCGAAGAAGCTCAAAAAGGTCACTTCCAAGCCAAAGAAGGCATCATCCCGGGTTACATCATCCCCAAACAATTCGACATCCGCGTGGTTCCAACCGTGGCCCGCGCCGTGGCGGAAGCCGCAATGCAGTCCGGAATGGCTCGCCTCATGATCCCGGATCTCGACGCCTACGAAAAAAGCGTCTATGAAAGGATTGCTAAAATCTAG
- a CDS encoding adenylosuccinate synthetase: MNGYSDIVIGLQYGDEGKARVIDDMASDYTVVARFNGGANAGHTIEAKGLRLALRQVPSGVLYESMDLYVGSGCVIDIIKLAEEITNIEAQGIILKNRLRFSPQAGLVQPHHILMDTILGKEVGTTKNGIGPAYADRALRMNGKNTVNLRLCDLLDNEENCFSLMQANYDYADSLYHFPSFDLPSHFTKMRAALEKVKDFFEEDVLYLYKKAEVGAKVLFEGAQSYMLDVNKGSVPFVTSSATCAPAAYTGGDLPPNFHHKTIGVVKALMSRVGHGPFVSEFGGKKSEDYCMAVNENGDSINNRETESILPVETLLQSEDDFEVGKAFRVLSREYGTVTGRPRRIGILDLVQLSHAVKSNGVEEIVITKCDLLQFYSKTKEGKIPLVVGYELEGKNIDYIPASTAAYARVRPIYSWEESFTEDLTGMRTKEELPKNLLTLLQKIETQAGCRIRGISVGPNRDQYISMQADRPAKQ, translated from the coding sequence ATGAACGGTTACTCAGACATCGTCATCGGTTTACAATATGGAGATGAGGGCAAAGCCCGCGTGATCGACGACATGGCCAGCGACTACACCGTGGTGGCGCGGTTCAACGGTGGCGCCAACGCCGGACACACCATAGAAGCAAAGGGTCTGAGACTGGCACTGAGGCAAGTTCCATCAGGTGTTTTGTATGAGAGCATGGATCTGTATGTGGGCTCCGGCTGCGTCATCGACATCATCAAACTGGCGGAAGAAATCACAAACATCGAAGCTCAAGGAATTATTTTAAAGAACCGCCTCCGTTTCTCCCCTCAGGCCGGGCTGGTGCAGCCGCATCACATTTTGATGGACACCATTTTGGGAAAAGAAGTGGGCACGACCAAGAACGGAATCGGCCCGGCTTACGCCGACCGAGCCCTGAGAATGAATGGCAAAAACACCGTAAATTTAAGATTGTGCGATCTTTTGGACAATGAAGAAAACTGCTTCTCGCTGATGCAAGCCAACTATGATTATGCGGACTCGCTCTATCACTTCCCAAGTTTTGACCTCCCCTCTCATTTCACAAAAATGCGCGCCGCCCTGGAAAAAGTGAAAGATTTTTTTGAAGAAGATGTGCTTTATCTTTATAAAAAAGCGGAAGTCGGAGCCAAGGTGCTTTTTGAAGGAGCTCAATCCTACATGCTGGATGTCAATAAAGGTTCTGTGCCGTTTGTAACCTCCAGCGCAACCTGCGCCCCCGCCGCCTACACGGGCGGAGACCTCCCCCCAAACTTTCATCACAAAACCATCGGTGTGGTAAAGGCTTTGATGTCCAGAGTGGGACACGGCCCCTTTGTCTCGGAATTTGGTGGCAAAAAATCCGAGGATTACTGCATGGCAGTGAATGAAAATGGAGATTCCATCAACAACCGTGAAACCGAATCCATCCTCCCCGTGGAAACACTCTTACAGTCAGAAGATGATTTTGAAGTGGGAAAAGCCTTTCGAGTGCTTTCCAGAGAATATGGAACCGTAACCGGAAGGCCACGACGCATTGGAATTTTGGATTTGGTTCAATTGAGCCACGCCGTAAAATCCAACGGAGTGGAAGAAATAGTGATCACCAAGTGTGACTTGCTTCAATTCTATTCAAAAACCAAAGAAGGAAAGATTCCATTGGTGGTTGGCTATGAGTTGGAGGGGAAAAACATCGATTACATCCCAGCCTCCACCGCAGCCTATGCCCGTGTTCGCCCCATCTATTCATGGGAAGAAAGTTTTACCGAAGACCTCACCGGTATGCGCACAAAAGAAGAGTTGCCAAAAAACTTGCTGACACTGCTCCAAAAAATTGAAACTCAAGCCGGTTGCCGTATCCGCGGAATTTCCGTGGGACCAAACCGGGATCAGTACATTTCCATGCAGGCCGATCGGCCTGCTAAGCAATAA